From the genome of Pristiophorus japonicus isolate sPriJap1 chromosome 18, sPriJap1.hap1, whole genome shotgun sequence:
agaatggcaggcagtgactagtgtagtaccgcaaggttctgtgctggggccccagctgtttacactgtacattaatgatttagacgaggggattaaatgtagtatctccaaatttgcagatgacactaagttgggtggcagtgtgagctgcgaggaggatgctatgaggctgcagagtgacttggataggttaggtgagtgggcaaatgcatggcagatgaagtataatgtggataaatgtgaggttatccactttggtgctaaaaacagagagacagactattatctgaatggtgacagattaggaaaaggggaggtgcaacgagacctgggtgtcatggtacatcagtcattgtaggttggcatgcaggtacagcaggcggttaagaaagcaaatggcatgttggccttcatagcgaggggatttgagtacaggggcagggaggtgttgctacagttgtacagggccttggtgaggccacacctggagtattgtgtacagtttggtctcctaacttgaggaaggacattcttgctattgagggagtgcagcgaaggttcaccagactgattcccgggatggcgggactgacatatcaagaaaaactggatcaactgggtttgtattcactggagttcagaagaatgagaggggatctcattgaaatgtttaaaattctaacgggtttggacaggttagatgcaggaagaatgttcccaatgttggggaagtccagaaccaggggtcacagtcgaaggataaggggtaagccatttaggaccgagataaggagaaacttcttcacccagagagtggtgaacctgtggaattctctcccacagaaagttgttgaggtcaattcattaaatatattcaaaaaggagttagatgaagtccttactactagggggatcaaggggtatggcgagaaagcaggaatggggtactgaggttgcatgttcagccatgaactcaggctagaagggccgaatggcctactcctgcacctattttctatgtttctatgaagctgtGCATTTGCTGACTGCAAGAACCGGTTTTACTGTAACCAGCTAGAGAATTCTTTTAGTGTCATGCAGGAGGAGGAGAACGGAGGAATTAGCAACAGTAGCATGGTTTAATGTGCCGGTGATGGGATAATCTGACAGGGACTGACTCAAACTGGCAGAAAAATACCTCCTAGATATTTTGGCAACCACCTGTAGTTTTAATCATCTGCCGTGCAACTTTTACCAGTGGCAAGTCACTTGTCCTATGCATAGTCTATGTGCAGAAGCGGCAGTGGGAAGggaaaataataatttttattatATTTTAGCCAAGGAAGGCTGACACATGGACCCTAGTGACCAATGCATTCCTTTTCATTCATAAGAGCAGGCCAGAGGAGGTCTACTCTGTGACCAGTAGCCAATATCCTGACCCCTCTCCACCAGCAAGTTAGGGGTGTGTGGGAATACTCACccattgcctggatgggtgcagttaTAACAACATGCAAGCTTGACACCATTCCAGGACAGGACTGTTTGTTTGGTCGGAGCCCCCACCACGAACCTCGGTTTTCACCTGCTGTATCACTGGTGCATGGAGTGCGGTATCTACAATTCCTTGCTCACCTACTCTCCTGACATGGACGTATGTTACCCGCTCTTTCAGtatcactgggtcaatatcctggaattcccaacCGAACTGCgtacgtatttaaggaaagatatacttgcattggaggcagttcagagaaggttcactaagttgattccggaaatgagggggttgacttatgaagataggttgagtaggttgggcctatacacactggagttcagaagaatgagaggtgatcttatcgaaacatataagataatgagggggcttgacaaggtggatgcagagaggatatttccactcataggggaaactagaactaggggacatgatgtTAGAAtaggaggccgcccatttaaaactgagatgaggaggaatttcttctctcagagggttataaatctgtggaattctctgccccagagagctgtagaggctgagtcattgaatatatttaaggtgaagatagacagatttttgagcaataagggaataaagggttaaggggagtgggcagggaagtggagctgagtccgtgatcagattagccctgatattattgaatggtggagcaggctcgaggggccgtatggccgactcctgctcctatttcttatgttcttatgtgggagACCTTTTGCCGCAAGGGCTGCGACGGTTCAAGGACAATGCCAACTGTCCTCTTCCGAGGGCGagcaatgggtaataaatgccagccttactcagatcctgagaatgaataaaaaggGAACTATTAcagggtgtcagccgtggctcagtgggtaacaccctcacctctgagtctgaaggttgtgggttcaagtcccactcctgagacatcagtgcataaaaatctaggctgaccctctcgtgcagtgctgagggagtgctgcactgtcagaggttctgatgagacattaaaccaaggccccgtctgctctctcaggtgggcataaaagatcccatgacacaatttcaaagaagagcaggggagttatccccagtgtcctggccaatatttatccctcaatcaacataataaaaacagattatctggtcattatcacgttgcagtttgtgggagcttgctgtgtgcaaattggctgccgcgtctcctacattgcaacagtgactacacttcaaaaagtacctcattgattgtaaaatactttgggacgtccggtggttttgaaatgcaaattttttttaacTGATGTAATCATAGAATGATTAAATGAATGAATCAATTGATTACCAGGAAGCAAGGTCCCGAAATTACTCTGTGGGCTAATGGTTAGTTGTTTGTAATTCTgctctcctcttctccctctggatgaattgtagcgtactaagccccttcctcctcttcctggggtgatATTCTCAGGGTTCTCCACAGGACTTcaggcaggagctaaagcaggGTGGGCTAATGGTTAGGACCATGAAATGTGTCCACCTGAACGTGCTAATTGACCCCAGGCATTCCTTTAAACACCTCAGCCAAGCAGGTTAACTATTCCATCTCTGAAATCCTGGGTTCAATAAAGATTAGTTGTTGGAAGCTTAGTCATCTAAGTCAGCAGACTTCTcttactggagtgcatcatcaccccaaggaataatattttaatttaatttgttaagtttaCTTTACATTTTTTGTAAGGTACTGTTTTTATTGGGGCACATACTTAACTTCCAATAGGCAACTGATAAAGAAGATTTAACAGACTTCTCTTTTGTATTCTCTCTTGGACAGGTAGAAACTAAATCTACCGGTTATTACACAGGACacatgggccaccctgacctgcaagaggacaccactgcaggtcgggaggataaaagagctggagcgtatcactacaacttccagcgtgagctgtttcaagtgtgcgatggcttcgagttgggcgactgggtgacgtcatcaaaacccaggtcgctgtttggagcgtgggccggAGCATCAGCagagcccaggtacagcagaggagcgggaaagtcggggcggatgagtggcgagagatcatggcggaggggtGACGAATGATTGAGGTGGAGAAGCAGcaagagatcgaggcagaaatgcggTGGATGATCAGGGCAGaggggcggtgagggatcgtggctgagattcggcgagtgatcgcggcggaggtgcggcaaatgtttggtgcggaggtgtggcaaatgttgtggcggaggtgcgccgtttgtggcggaggtgcggtgagagatcgtggcggagatgcggcaaatgGGGGGTATgggtcccagaagagccgagggcccaggggcagcacgggccagcccacactgcgatatgtgtgctcactagatccatgcagcagagcaggtttccagtcgtcctggttaactcttgccactggataaagacccagctctgtcaagcccgtgtggtggtggtgtgcaatggccaccccacggtaAAAAAAAAACCACGCctagacatcttccaccccttcaactggagttcaggacttggacatcaggtctttcattgaaacgtctgtgaactcattcctttttggtgtgaaagcaagtcatcttcgtttgaggaactgcctatgatgacgatatacagcacagaaacaggccattcgacccaaccagtccatgctggtgtttatgccccatttgagcctcctcctgtctttcctcatctaaatctaaatctatcagcataaccctctattcccttctccctcatatgctaatccagcctccccttaaatcctatttgcctcaaccattccctgtaggTTTTTAACTAGTACAAGACTCAATCAGTGGTCTGCAGCAAAAATTTAAGCACCGCTTGAAAGGCTTTACTGAGCATTGTTAGTGTCGAACAGAATATCTGATTTacatctgttttttttaaacttgaaaagTTGCATTGTTTTCCACTTAAGTGGCTTGCAAGCCAGATATGTGAGAAGTgtgaaaaggagatttgataggcgtttaaaatcatgaaggggttagatagagtaagtaaagagaaactgGTTCCAATGGTTGAGGGGTCTTGCAAATGTTAAGTGACATCTTGGGGGCATTAATGCAACCGAATGATGTTTCCTCGCTTGCCCCTTTTTCCTGATCATTTGCTCCTCTGCTTTTTGAGGTGCGGTTCCATTTATTTGTGAAGTACAGGGAATGTGCATCAACCGGGAGACTGTGTCGGAGGCGCGGAATATATCTAATCTAACAAATAAACCAGGGGAGTGAGTGATGGGATCTCGTCATCGCCCAGCCCACTGGTTAGAAACCAGGAACCAGCGGGCCCAATCTGCTCAGGTCGGCTCGGCTTTGAACAGGGAAGTGAACTGAAGTCCTCCTATAAAAGTGCACAGGTTGTAGGAGTCGCTGGCTATTCATCAACTCCGTTCCAACACgtcacagaacacaggacacagagctCTCACCACAGCAAGGTATTGCAAACAACTTTTTTAAAATTCCAGTTGATGCATTCTGTCAGCGGGGGAATGTATGAACTTTTAAATAAGTCTGGGGGAATCTGTGTTGTGTTTTGAATGTTAGTCCTGAGTTGCATTCTAGCTCGGGAGCAGTTTGATCGAGAATCCAGTGGTTGTAGACGGTTTAATGTTTTTCGAACAAAGTTGAGTAAGCGAAGTGTTCACAAAACTTTCCCCCACTCCCTCTCGCCACCAGCCAGCGTTGAACAAGTGTTCCTCCTCAACCCTTGCTCACTTTCATTCCATCCCCGTGCGAGTTGCTACTTTTTAAAATCCAAACTTTTTTTTTGGCGGGGGTTGAGAAAAAAATCCGCTTTCTGTGGGGGCGAAATGTCTGGTCTCATGGTCGATTTCAATTTTAAAACTAATAAACACAAGTCTGCAACCGACAACGATtcgtttgttttaaaaaaaaatatattattgtGTCTGCTAAACAGCCCGGGGTGTTGGAGATGCAAAGTGCAATCTTGTGTTTTTGCATCTCGCGCCAAACGATCCAATAATTTGCAATAAATGTAAATGATGCAGCAAAGTGAGAATTCAGTACTTAAAATATTCAAATGATCTGATAAATTGAATTCAGATCATTGAGTTAAGAGTGCCTGTTGTGGGATTTAACAAACACTACTCCAATTCTTAATTTATTTGAACTTGTCCCAAAACTATTTTAAAACACTTACATTAGATACAAGAGCACCGTCCGCCCACTTCTGGAAGCGGCCTTTAGAATCCTTGTTGAAAAGTGAAGGCTCTGATTGCTATACTTGTGTttagtctgtgtgtctgtctgtctctctctctctctctcatatgtgtctcactgtctctgtgtctgtgtctctctctgtgtctgactgtgtgtgtgtgtgtctctctctctcttatgtgcctcactgtctctctgtgtctgtgtctctctctgtgtctgtgtgtctctctctctctcgtatgtgtctcactgtctctgtgtctgtgtctctctctgtgtctgtgtctctctctctctctcgtatgtgtctcactgtctctgtgtctgagtgtggcATTTTCCTCGACCCTTTTCAAAATGTCTCAAATTGTAACCATCTCTCGCCAATTCCTAGTGTCATTTCTATCTGTTGAGCTTTATTTCGGGAAGTCCTGTTGTCTGGATTTCCCCTTTTGCATAACTACTTGATGCTTCCATTTTAGTTTCAGGAAGACAATTGGTTTCAATTGTGAATACACCTATTTGTGACTAGTTGTTGTCCAATGCTGGCAGCTATAGCCGATTTAGAAAAAAAAAACCCTGCTGCTGTGTGTTGTCTGTCCTCCACTCCTTTTTCCCAACTTCAGTTTGGCTACTGAGCCTTGAAGATTTAACTTTATTTTGGACTTTGGTGGGAGCGGGAACTTGCAGTCATTATTTTCTGACTTTTTTAATGTACCCATTCTAAAACCGTAGTAGTTTTCATTTTGCTGGGTTTAATTGAATTGTTTAGCAATAGATTCTGTATCTTTCTAACTGAACCTTGGCAGTGCACTTGTTTGTTTATCACTGTATATAATACATTTCATTGAGTGCAGTGATGAAGCCTCAGCACTGAACCTCCATGTCAACTGATTCGTTATCTAACAAACAACTTGCTCGGCACCAACTTAGTTCCTTGTGGTCAGGGTCTGACTGCTCCAAATGTTAGTCTTTAATTGAGACTCAAACAATATGTGCCTGTATAGCCAGACACCTGCCTCGGTAAAGTATATACCTTTGCATGTATCCATAGCCTCTCAGAAATGTTAAACATTTGATCAACATTGTATCTGTATTTTGTCCTCCCCTCAGGTACACAATGTCGGTGCCAGTCCAGGTGTGGCACACTGAAGCCCCCTCTCCGGTGGAAAGCTCCGATGGGACCTCTGTGGGAGGGCTGGAATGTACCATCTGCTTCAGTTCCTATGACAACATCTTCAAGACGCCCAAGTTGCTGAAATGTCAGCATACCTTCTGCTTGGAGTGCCTGGCCAGGCTTATGGCGACCATGCCCACTGACCAGGCCACGGATATCATCTGCCCACTTTGCAGGCGCCAGACGCCAATGCCAGACAGCGGGACCCCTGCCTTAAGAACCAGCCAGGAGCTGCTCGCCAAACTCCCCACTGAGCTGCAATTCGAAGAGCCAGTGTGGATGGAGGGCAGGAAGCTGTGCTACAAGAGGCCCACAGAGCCTGGTGACTCTGACTTCTGTGTCTGTATTGATCTCGGTGAAACCAAACCAGAAAATCCAGCAACTGCACCAGAAAGGAACAATGGGATTCGAAATTGCTTCGGCCTGTTTGGTGACTGGAAGCGACTGATCCTACTTATACTGATCGTGATCATTTTCCTTGGTGTCGTGTTATGGCCCCTCCAGTGTGTGATCACCATGCGAAATCTAAGCTGTAGTCAGCGCCAGCCAGAATCAACACTTGCCCCGCCCATCACTCCATTCTGGTCCAAGTAGGTCGGAAAGAAAAGGCGGTGAATTGTAGGACATTGGGACATTCCTATCTCTGCTCGCCAACTTGGAAGATTCACGGATAGAGAACCAAGCAGTTCTCTGTATAAAACGTTCTAAAACAAAACCTTCTCAATGTATTTATGGGATTAATCACAACTA
Proteins encoded in this window:
- the LOC139229326 gene encoding RING finger protein 223-like; amino-acid sequence: MSVPVQVWHTEAPSPVESSDGTSVGGLECTICFSSYDNIFKTPKLLKCQHTFCLECLARLMATMPTDQATDIICPLCRRQTPMPDSGTPALRTSQELLAKLPTELQFEEPVWMEGRKLCYKRPTEPGDSDFCVCIDLGETKPENPATAPERNNGIRNCFGLFGDWKRLILLILIVIIFLGVVLWPLQCVITMRNLSCSQRQPESTLAPPITPFWSK